A genomic region of Raphanus sativus cultivar WK10039 chromosome 6, ASM80110v3, whole genome shotgun sequence contains the following coding sequences:
- the LOC108811343 gene encoding potassium transporter 4, translating into MMAYSGVTHPSQLQLSWGRNLILAYQSIGVVYGDLSTSPLYVFPNTFIGKLQQHKDEEAVFGAFSLIFWTLTLIPLLKYLLVLLNAHDNGQGGIFALYSLLCRHAKLSLLPNQQAADEELSAYKSDPSTDSSPFKTIFEKHKRLRTVLLLLVLSTAASLVIGNGVLSPAISVLSSMSGLQATEKKWTDGQLLLLTCVILVGLFAFQHSGTHRVAFMFSPIVIIWLISILSLGFYNIIHWNPKIIYAISPLYIIKFFRVTGQDGWISLGGILLSVTGTEAMFSNLGHFTSVSIRLAFAFLVYPCLVVQYMGQAAFLSKNLGSIPNSFYSSVPDPVFWPVFVIAALAAIVGSQAAITSTFSIIKQCHALGCFPRVKLVHTSKHGHMYIPEINWILMILTLAVTIGFRDTILIGNAYGLAFMIVMFITTFLMALVIVVVWEKSCFLGALFLGSLWIVEGAYLSAALMKLPQGGWVPLVLACISMTAMYVWHYGTRRKYSFDLHNKVSLKWLLGLGPSLGIVRVPGIGLVYSELATGVPAIFSHFVTNIPAFHKVVVFVCVKSVPVPHVYPEERFLVGRVCPKPYRMYRCIVRYGYKDIQREDGDFENQLIQSIAEFIQMEAGELQSSASESHQSYDGRMAVLSSDKSLSNSILTVSEVEENDETGRQSSKSMTLQSLRSVYEEEYQEGQVRRRRVKFGLTEASSRGMEASVREELMDLIGAKEAGVAYVMGHSYVKARKSSTWVKKMIIDIGYSFLRKNCRGPAVALNIPHISLVEVGMVYYV; encoded by the exons ATGATGGCCTATTCTGGAGTCACTCATCCTTCTCAG CTTCAGCTATCGTGGGGGAGGAATTTGATATTGGCGTACCAGAGCATTGGTGTTGTCTACGGTGACCTCTCTACATCTCCTCTCTATGTGTTTCCTAACACATTTATCGGCAAGCTGCAGCAGCACAAGGACGAGGAAGCCGTATTTGGTGccttctctctgattttctGGACCCTCACGCTCATTCCCCTTCTCAAGTACCTTCTTGTACTACTCAATGCCCATGACAATGGACAAG GCGGAATATTTGCTCTCTATTCGCTGCTTTGTAGGCATGCTAAGCTTAGCTTACTTCCTAACCAGCAAGCTGCTGACGAAGAGCTCTCAGCTTACAAGTCTGATCCCTCCACTGATTCCTCCCCCTTTAAAACAATCTTTGAGAAGCACAAAAGGCTCAGGACTGTCTTACTCCTTCTTGTCCTTTCTACTGCTGCTTCTCTCGTCATAGGTAACGGGGTTTTGTCTCCAGCTATATCAG TTCTGTCTTCCATGTCAGGTTTGCAAGCTACAGAGAAGAAATGGACTGACG GCCAACTTCTGCTTCTTACCTGTGTCATACTAGTTGGATTGTTTGCTTTCCAACACTCTGGTACTCACAGGGTGGCTTTTATGTTTTCACCCATTGTCATCATCTGGCTTATTTCTATCCTCTCCCTCGGTTTTTACAACATCATACACTGGAATCCCAAGATCATCTATGCAATTTCCCCGCTTTATATCATCAAGTTTTTCAGAGTGACTGGTCAAgatggctggatttctcttggAGGGATTCTTCTTTCTGTAACTG GTACTGAAGCTATGTTTTCAAATCTTGGCCATTTCACCTCTGTCTCAATCAGA CTTGCTTTCGCTTTCCTTGTGTACCCATGTCTGGTTGTACAATACATGGGCCAGGCAGCTTTCTTATCAAAGAACCTCGGGTCTATTCCCAACAGTTTTTACAGTTCAGTCCCAG ATCCTGTGTTCTGGCCTGTATTTGTTATTGCTGCACTTGCAGCCATTGTTGGCAGTCAGGCTGCGATAACCTCCACATTTTCAATAATCAAACAATGCCATGCTCTTGGATGCTTCCCACGCGTCAAATTAGTCCATACTTCAAAACATGGACACATGTATATCCCGGAGATCAACTGGATCCTCATGATCCTGACTCTTGCAGTAACTATAGGCTTCCGGGACACAATTTTGATTGGAAATGCCTACG GACTCGCCTTCATGATAGTAATGTTCATCACAACGTTTCTCATGGCTCTTGTCATAGTCGTGGTATGGGAGAAGAGTTGTTTTCTGGGGGCTTTGTTCCTTGGAAGTCTATGGATAGTCGAAGGTGCCTATCTCTCAGCGGCGCTCATGAAACTTCCACAGGGTGGTTGGGTGCCTTTGGTGCTGGCTTGCATATCAATGACCGCTATGTATGTGTGGCACTATGGTACTCGAAGGAAATACAGCTTTGATCTCCATAACAAAGTTTCACTGAAGTGGTTGCTGGGACTAGGACCTAGTCTTGGGATTGTCCGTGTGCCCGGAATAGGACTTGTATACTCAGAACTTGCAACAGGAGTTCCTGCAATTTTCTCACACTTTGTGACCAACATCCCGGCATTCCATAAAGTTGTGGTGTTTGTTTGTGTGAAATCAGTGCCAGTGCCTCATGTATATCCTGAAGAACGCTTCCTCGTTGGGCGTGTATGCCCAAAGCCTTATCGTATGTACAGGTGCATAGTGAGGTATGGGTACAAAGACATTCAACGGGAGGACGGGGACTTTGAGAATCAGTTGATACAGAGCATAGCGGAGTTCATCCAGATGGAAGCAGGGGAACTCCAATCTTCGGCATCTGAGTCCCACCAATCATATGATGGGAGAATGGCGGTGTTAAGTAGCGACAAGAGTCTGTCAAACTCAATCCTGACGGTTTCAGAAGTAGAGGAGAATGATGAGACGGGGAGACAAAGCAGCAAATCGATGACCTTGCAGAGTTTGAGGTCAGTGTACGAGGAAGAGTATCAGGAGGGGCAAGTGAGGAGAAGGAGGGTGAAGTTTGGGTTAACGGAGGCAAGTAGTCGTGGGATGGAGGCGTCTGTGAGGGAAGAGCTAATGGATTTGATAGGGGCGAAAGAGGCAGGGGTTGCATATGTAATGGGACATTCGTATGTGAAAGCAAGGAAATCATCGACGTGGGTGAAGAAGATGATAATAGATATAGGGTACTCGTTTCTGAGGAAGAACTGCAGAGGGCCAGCGGTAGCACTCAACATACCTCACATTAGCCTCGTTGAAGTTGGCATGGTTTACTATGTTTGA
- the LOC108811348 gene encoding UPF0496 protein At3g19330 gives MPPCLSFNPASPADDPLPHHPSSSLDGVASSSRNNLSPTFNLSHELAHAFQTPSYHDIRSLVHVVEPASQHQLPVIQPDINDRTELLLSQILQPNKECVQAALDHAKPTSLTHLISTYFQHSESATRLCLNLYQSVHSARHLYTPLFDLFRILPGDGDSYAIDESLCNLAFDVFLKLDTFENPFSSPDSHSFQETQLCFSQLKHNLDTRLRKSRSRVRLIHHATAGPLCSPYLPHSFKKKELTNISQLNAAAKGTFVLNKDLDTIDRLVSRLHTGIEYDKLFIRLGLERGRDVYSVQEILKQLHKTHLNLTHQLKDLEDHICLWFTNVNKARSLLLQEIHLPRI, from the exons ATGCCGCCCTGCCTTTCCTTCAACCCAGCCTCTCCCGCCGACGACCCTCTTCCTCATCATCCATCATCATCTTTAG ACGGGGTggcctcctcctccagaaacAACCTCTCGCCTACCTTTAATCTCAGCCACGAGTTGGCTCACGCTTTTCAGACTCCTTCCTACCACGACATACGTTCACTGGTTCATGTCGTTGAACCTGCTTCCCAACATCAACTTCCCGTTATCCAACCCGACATCAATGACCGGACCGAGCTGCTTCTCTCTCAGATTCTCCAACCAAACAAGGAATGCGTCCAAGCAGCTCTCGATCACGCCAAGCCCACTTCACTCAcccatctcatctccacttACTTCCAACACAGCGAATCCGCCACACGCCTTTGTTTGAATCTTTACCAAAGTGTACACAGCGCTCGCCACCTCTACACACCCCTCTTTGACCTCTTCCGCATCCTCCCCGGTGACGGTGATTCCTACGCCATTGACGAGTCTCTCTGTAACTTGGCATTCGACGTCTTCCTCAAGCTCGACACTTTTGAAAACCCTTTCTCATCTCCTGATTCTCACAGCTTTCAAGAGACTCAATTATGCTTCTCTCAGCTTAAGCACAATCTCGACACCCGTCTCCGTAAGTCTAGATCACGGGTCCGCCTCATCCACCATGCCACTGCTG GTCCCCTGTGCAGTCCTTACCTCCCTCACAGTTTCAAGAAGAAGGAGTTAACTAACATTTCTCAGCTCAATGCTGCTGCCAAGGGTACTTTTGTGCTCAACAAAGATCTCGACACCATTGACCGTCTTGTCTCCCGCCTCCACACCGGGATTGAATACGACAAGCTTTTCATTCGGCTTGGATTGGAGAGGGGGAGGGACGTGTATTCAGTTCAAGAGATTTTGAAACAGCTTCACAAGACCCACCTTAACCTCACTCATCAACTCAAGGATCTTGAGGATCATATTTGCCTTTGGTTCACCAACGTTAACAAAGCTAGATCGTTACTCCTTCAAGAGATCCATCTTCCCCGAATATAA
- the LOC108811345 gene encoding glycerophosphodiester phosphodiesterase GDPD1, chloroplastic has protein sequence MSLKAIHVTEVPSLDNFPENPSLCASRFSPGGLSSFKIPKFLVVGHRGHGMNMLQSPDPRFSAFKENSILSFNAASKLPLDFIEFDVQVTRDGCPVIFHDDFIYSEDNGVVYEKRVTEVSSSEFMSYGKQRETEKSGKPLLRKSKEGKILKWCVQQDDSHCTLQEAFEKVDPKLGFNIELKLDDNLVYSSDHLSRLLLPILQVVSDYGKDRPIIFSSFHPDAALLARKLQSIYPVFFLTNGGTEMYYDVRRNSLEEAIKVCIEGGLQGIVSEVKGVFRNPAVVNRIKESKLSLMTYGKLNNVAEAVYMQHLMGIEGVIVDHVEEITEAVREMTNRDAHDTKPKPNFSERELSFLLKLIPELIQH, from the exons ATGTCTCTGAAAGCAATTCATGTAACGGAAGTGCCAAGCCTCGACAACTTCCCCGAGAATCCCTCCCTCTGCGCTTCTCGTTTCTCCCCTGGTGGTCTAAGCTCTTTCAAGATCCCAAAGTTTCTGGTGGTGGGGCATAGAGGTCACGGCATGAACATGTTGCAGTCCCCGGATCCAAGGTTCTCTGCCTTCAAAGAAAACTCCATCCTCTCCTTCAATGCCGCTTCAAAACTCCCTCTCGACTTTATCGAATTCGATGTTCAG GTCACCAGAGATGGCTGCCCAGTCATTTTCCACGACGACTTCATCTACTCTGAAGATAAC GGAGTGGTCTACGAGAAGAGGGTCACGGAGGTTAGCTCGTCCGAGTTCATGTCCTATGGGAAACAAAGGGAAACAGAGAAGAGCGGGAAGCCATTGCTGAGGAAGTCCAAGGAAGGAAAGATCCTCAAGTGGTGCGTCCAACAAGACGACTCTCACTGTACTCTTCAGGAGGCTTTTGAGAAAGTTGACCCCAAGTTGGGTTTCAACATCGAGCTCAAGCTTGACGACAACCTTGTCTATTCCTCCGACCACCTCTCCCGTCTTCTCCTCCCGATCTTGCAG GTTGTGTCTGATTATGGAAAAGACAGACCCATCATCTTCTCCAGCTTTCACCCTGATGCTGCCCTCCTCGCCAGGAAGTTGCAGAGCATCTACCCT gtgtTCTTCTTGACAAACGGAGGAACAGAGATGTACTACGACGTGAGAAGGAATTCGCTGGAGGAAGCAATCAAAGTATGTATAGAGGGAGGCCTCCAAGGGATTGTCTCGGAGGTGAAGGGTGTTTTCCGAAACCCAGCGGTGGTCAACAGGATAAAAGAATCCAAACTCTCCCTGATGACATACGGGAAGCTCAACAATGTAGCTGAGGCTGTGTATATGCAGCATTTGATGGGAATAGAAGGAGTCATAGTTGATCATGTGGAAGAGATAACAGAGGCTGTGAGAGAGATGACCAATAGAGATGCTCATGATACTAAGCCAAAGCCAAACTTTTCTGAGAGAGAGCTCTCCTTTCTTCTCAAGCTCATTCCTGAGTTGATACAACACTGA
- the LOC108811344 gene encoding phytyl ester synthase 2, chloroplastic, translating into MAATGFHMLSGVIGERHKLLSVGVVLPPGRRFSVSAFSSKQKQQKSFREYLEAAREFIRPEDNSPSRWFSPLLLESKARRDRAPLLLFLPGIDGNGLGLIRQHQKLGQMFDIWCLHIPPTNRTSFSDLVRMVETTVESESQRSPGKPIYLVGESLGACIALAVASFNPHIDLLLILSNPATSFGYSSLQHLPPLLKLFPDQLAFAFPSLLSLIPGGPLKRMLAHWVRGLPENETAANIYQDLVTASTFTSFLADTFGRETLLWKLKLLDSAALFANAHLHLVQAHTLILSSGNDHILPSRYEGKRLRKKLPKCEVRSFKDNGHFLFLEDGIDLVSIIKATSFYRRGRHQDYISDFIPPTLSEFNKCYGVNRLLEMIMGPVFLSTTVDGKVVRGLGGIPSEGPVLLVGNHMLLASDKISLPGQFVHERNINLRPLVHPMMFTRRRDGLLPDVSFYDTLRMLGSVPISATHLHNLLSAKSHILLFPGGIREALHRKGEEYKLMWPEKPEFVRAAAKFGAKIIPFCGVGEDDFLKVVVDYNDQIKVPLVREVLKRVTAEGPEVRGSIEGEEGNQDFHMPGVIPKCPGRYYYYFGKEIETGEEELRDREKAKQVYAEVRKEVERCIEFVKQRREEDPYRPLLPRLHYHLQHGLLTQVPTFPF; encoded by the exons ATGGCGGCCACCGGATTTCATATGCTCTCTGGCGTCATCGGAGAGAGGCACAAGCTGCTTTCTGTTGGAGTAGTGCTACCCCCGGGACGGCGATTCTCCGTTTCTGCTTTTAGCTCGAAGCAGAAGCAGCAGAAGAGCTTCAGGGAGTACCTGGAGGCGGCTAGGGAATTCATCAGACCGGAAGACAACAGCCCTTCTCGCTGGTTCTCTCCCCTCCTCCTCGAAAGCAAGGCTCGACGTGACCGCGCCCCACTTCTCCTCTTCCTACCTG GTATCGATGGAAATGGACTTGGCCTAATCAGACAGCACCAGAAACTTGGACA GATGTTTGATATCTGGTGCCTTCACATTCCACCCACTAATCGTACTTCATTTTCAG ATCTTGTCCGGATGGTCGAAACCACTGTCGAATCTGAAAGTCAGCGGTCACCGGGCAAACCCATTTATCTTGTTGGAGAATCTCTCGGTGCCTGCATTGCACTTGCCGTCGCTTCCTTCAATCCTCATATTGATCTTCTCCTCATTCTTTCTAATCCAG CTACATCATTTGGATACTCTTCCCTCCAACATCTTCCTCCCCTACTCAAACTCTTTCCTGACCAACTTGCTTTTGCATTTCCTTCTCTCTTAAGCTTGATTCCAG GTGGCCCTTTAAAAAGAATGCTTGCTCACTGGGTCAGGGGGCTTCCGGAGAACGAAACAGCTGCAAACATTTATCAAGATTTGGTGACAGCTTCGACATTCACATCT TTCCTAGCTGATACATTTGGGAGAGAAACACTTTTGTGGAAGCTCAAGTTGCTTGATTCCGCTGCTCTTTTTGCCAATGCACATCTTCATCTTGTACAAGCTCACACTCTTATTCTTTCCAG CGGAAATGACCATATATTACCCAGTAGATATGAAGGCAAACGACTTCGCAAAAAACTGCCTAAATGTGAAGTCCGTTCTTTCAAAGACAACGGTCATTTCCTTTTTCTG GAGGACGGCATTGATCTGGTCAGTATCATTAAGGCCACTTCTTTTTACCGGCGTGGACGTCATCAGGATTACATCTCCGACTTCATCCCACCAACCTTGTCTGAATTTAACAAATGTTATGGCGTCAACAG GCTCCTTGAGATGATCATGGGCCCTGTGTTTCTGTCGACTACAGTTGATGGGAAAGTGGTGAGGGGGCTTGGGGGAATACCATCGGAAGGACCTGTACTACTAGTTGGAAATCATATGCTACTGGCGAGTGACAAAATATCACTCCCAGGTCAATTTGTTCACGAGAGGAACATCAATTTGCGGCCCCTAGTGCATCCCATGATGTTTACAAGAAGGAGAGATGGATTACTACCTGATGTGTCTTTTTACGACACTCTCAGAATGTTGGGGTCGGTGCCCATCTCAGCCACTCATCTTCACAATCTCTTGTCTGCAAAATCCCATATTCTGTTGTTCCCAGGAGGCATCCGCGAAGCTCTACACCGCAAG GGAGAAGAATACAAGCTGATGTGGCCAGAGAAACCGGAGTTTGTGAGAGCTGCAGCCAAATTTGGAGCCAAAATAATTCCCTTTTGTGGGGTTGGAGAAGATGATTTCTTAAAA GTAGTTGTGGATTATAATGACCAGATAAAGGTTCCGCTTGTTAGAGAAGTTCTAAAAAGAGTAACAGCGGAAGGTCCAGAGGTGAG GGGAAGCATAGAAGGAGAAGAGGGTAACCAAGATTTCCACATGCCAGGAGTGATACCCAAGTGTCCTGGGAGATACTATTACTACTTTGGGAAGGAGATAGAGACGGGAGAGGAAGAATTAAGGGACAGAGAGAAGGCAAAGCAAGTGTACGCCGAGGTAAGGAAGGAGGTTGAGAGATGCATTGAGTTTGTGAAGCAGAGAAGGGAGGAAGATCCTTACAGACCACTCTTGCCTCGTCTCCACTATCACCTGCAGCACGGTCTCCTCACCCAAGTCCCCACTTTTCCCTTTTGA
- the LOC108811349 gene encoding uncharacterized protein LOC108811349, protein MFGVGGSLLLNPLCVSNPLYSLAVASVGQELIRRTTMATQAASFTGNLKKAVAGIKRINLDGLRWRVFDAKGQVLGRLASQISTVLQAKDKPTYCPNRDDGDICIVLNAKDIGITGRKLTDKFYRWHTGYVGHLKERSLKDQMAKDPTEVIRKAVWRMLPSNNLRDDRDRKLRIFEGNEHPFGDKPLEPFVMPPRTVREMRPRARRAMIRAQKKAEQAENGGAEVKKGKKRTPSQSVTA, encoded by the exons ATGTTTGGTGTGGGGGGGTCTCTTCTCCTAAACCCTTTGTGCGTTTCCAACCCACTCTACTCCCTTGCCGTCGCTTCCG TTGGTCAGGAACTTATTCGGAGAACAACAATGGCCACTCAAGCTGCCTCATTCACTGGCAACTTAAAg AAAGCTGTGGCGGGTATAAAGCGTATCAATCTCGACGGTCTTCGTTGGCGAGTTTTTGATGCCAAAGGCCAG GTACTGGGTAGACTAGCATCTCAGATATCAACAGTGCTTCAAGCCAAAGATAAGCCTACTTATTGTCCCAACCGCGATGATGGTGATATTTGCATTGTTCTCAATGCTAAGGATATCGGCATCACTGGTAGAAAGCTCACTGACAAGTTCTACCGCTGGCATACCGG ATATGTTGGACACCTGAAAGAACGGAGTCTGAAAGATCAGATGGCCAAAGACCCCACTGAGGTCATCCGCAAGGCTGTCTGGCGCATGCTTCCTAGTAACAATTTGCGTGAT GACAGAGATCGGAAGTTGAGGATATTTGAAGGCAATGAACATCCTTTTGGGGACAAGCCACTCGAGCCATTCGTCATGCCTCCTCGTACAGTGAGAGAGATGCGACCGCGCGCAAGGCGAGCAATGATCCGTGCCCAGAAGAAGGCAGAGCAGGCAGAAAATGGTGGAGCAGAGGTTAAGAAAGGTAAGAAGAGGACTCCTTCTCAAAGTGTAACTGCGTAG
- the LOC108811347 gene encoding uncharacterized protein LOC108811347 isoform X1 gives MGGVTSSVAAKFAFFPPSPPSYKVVMDEVTGLLLLAPFPHRENVEIHKLQTRRGTEIMAMYVRHPMATSTLLYSHGNATDLGQMYELFIQLSIHLKVNLMGYDYSGYGQSTGKPSEQNTYADIEAVYKCLEETYGSKQEDVILYGQSVGSGPTLHIASRLPLLRAVVLHSPILSGLRVMYAVKKTYWFDIYKNIDKIPYVDCPVLIIHGTSDEVVDCCHGKQLWELCKDKYEPLWVEGGNHCDLEQYPEYMRHLKKFITTVERLPCRSSSGVREDGPTRRKSVERREKPRQSTERKQLPPKSQQWKKSSISSKLRISFDHQHLDRSRRSLDCHDKTRKSNIDTHIRLRGEGRVWTG, from the exons ATGGGAGGAGTGACGTCTTCGGTGGCGGCGAAGTTCGCCTTCTTCCCTCCGAGTCCTCCGTCTTACAAGGTGGTCATGGACGAGGTGACGGGACTGTTGCTTCTCGCCCCTTTCCCACACCGAGAAAACGTGGAAATACACAAGCTTCAGACCCGAAGAGGCACTGAGATAATGGCCATGTACGTGAGGCACCCGATGGCTACTTCGACGCTGCTTTACTCGCATGGAAACGCCACCGATCTGGGACAGATGTATGAGCTCTTCATCCAGCTTAGCATCCATCTCAAGGTTAATCTCATGGG ATATGATTACTCCGGGTATGGACAATCAACTGGAAAG CCGAGTGAGCAGAACACGTATGCTGACATCGAAGCTGTTTATAAGTGTCTTGAAGAAACCTACGGCTCTAAACAGGAAGATGTTATCCTCTACGGCCAGTCTGTAGGTAGCGGTCCCACATTACATATTGCTTCCCGCTTGCCTCTATTGAGAGCCGTCGTTCTCCACAGCCCTATCCTCTCCGGTTTAAGAGTAATGTATGCCGTTAAGAAAACCTACTGGTTCGACATCTACAAG AATATCGACAAAATCCCATACGTCGATTGCCCTGTTCTCATCATTCAT GGAACTTCGGATGAAGTAGTGGACTGTTGTCATGGGAAACAACTATGGGAACTGTGCAAAGACAAGTATGAGCCGCTTTGGGTGGAAGGAGGGAACCACTGCGATCTTGAACAATACCCTGAATACATGAGACACCTCAAGAAATTCATCACCACAGTAGAGAGGTTACCCTGCCGGAGCAGCAGTGGTGTGAGAGAAGATGGACCTACTCGGAGGAAGAGTgtggagaggagagagaagccGAGACAGAGCACAGAGCGTAAGCAGCTGCCGCCAAAGAGTCAGCAGTGGAAGAAGAGTAGTATTAGCAGCAAGCTCAGGATATCTTTTGATCACCAACATCTGGATCGGTCTAGGAGAAGCCTTGACTGCCATGACAAAACTCGGAAGAGCAATATTGACACGCACATCAGATTGAGAGGGGAAGGAAGAGTGTGGACAGGGTAG
- the LOC108811347 gene encoding uncharacterized protein LOC108811347 isoform X2, translating to METPPIWDRCMSSSSSLASISRYDYSGYGQSTGKPSEQNTYADIEAVYKCLEETYGSKQEDVILYGQSVGSGPTLHIASRLPLLRAVVLHSPILSGLRVMYAVKKTYWFDIYKNIDKIPYVDCPVLIIHGTSDEVVDCCHGKQLWELCKDKYEPLWVEGGNHCDLEQYPEYMRHLKKFITTVERLPCRSSSGVREDGPTRRKSVERREKPRQSTERKQLPPKSQQWKKSSISSKLRISFDHQHLDRSRRSLDCHDKTRKSNIDTHIRLRGEGRVWTG from the exons ATGGAAACGCCACCGATCTGGGACAGATGTATGAGCTCTTCATCCAGCTTAGCATCCATCTCAAG ATATGATTACTCCGGGTATGGACAATCAACTGGAAAG CCGAGTGAGCAGAACACGTATGCTGACATCGAAGCTGTTTATAAGTGTCTTGAAGAAACCTACGGCTCTAAACAGGAAGATGTTATCCTCTACGGCCAGTCTGTAGGTAGCGGTCCCACATTACATATTGCTTCCCGCTTGCCTCTATTGAGAGCCGTCGTTCTCCACAGCCCTATCCTCTCCGGTTTAAGAGTAATGTATGCCGTTAAGAAAACCTACTGGTTCGACATCTACAAG AATATCGACAAAATCCCATACGTCGATTGCCCTGTTCTCATCATTCAT GGAACTTCGGATGAAGTAGTGGACTGTTGTCATGGGAAACAACTATGGGAACTGTGCAAAGACAAGTATGAGCCGCTTTGGGTGGAAGGAGGGAACCACTGCGATCTTGAACAATACCCTGAATACATGAGACACCTCAAGAAATTCATCACCACAGTAGAGAGGTTACCCTGCCGGAGCAGCAGTGGTGTGAGAGAAGATGGACCTACTCGGAGGAAGAGTgtggagaggagagagaagccGAGACAGAGCACAGAGCGTAAGCAGCTGCCGCCAAAGAGTCAGCAGTGGAAGAAGAGTAGTATTAGCAGCAAGCTCAGGATATCTTTTGATCACCAACATCTGGATCGGTCTAGGAGAAGCCTTGACTGCCATGACAAAACTCGGAAGAGCAATATTGACACGCACATCAGATTGAGAGGGGAAGGAAGAGTGTGGACAGGGTAG